From the genome of Fusobacterium varium, one region includes:
- the tdcB_1 gene encoding L-threonine dehydratase catabolic TdcB, whose translation MAVTLETIKKAKETIEHSIKRTPLIECPTLEKELGGKVLFKLENLQKTGSFKVRGALNRIANLTEEEKKKGVIASSAGNHAQGIALGATAQGIKSTIVMPETAPIAKVVATKGYGAEVVLCGTVYDDAYAKACEIQKETGAIFLHPFDDDYVISGQGTIGLEILEDAIDIDTVLVPIGGGGILAGIATAIKSINPSVRVIGVESANAASMTEALAKGECCEVCATPTIADGIAVKKVGCKTLELVKQYVDEVVTVTEDEIATAILFLMEKSKVVAEGAGATPLAAILAGKVECKGRKTCAVVSGGNIDVNLIERVLNRALINAGRRYEFKVKVHDRFGETEKLLSLITENRANILFITQSMYNVELGITMQEVTLVIECSDMAHRDAVITKIKEAGYEIY comes from the coding sequence ATGGCAGTAACATTAGAAACCATCAAAAAAGCAAAAGAAACCATCGAACATTCGATAAAAAGAACTCCTTTAATAGAGTGTCCAACACTTGAAAAAGAACTAGGGGGTAAAGTATTATTCAAACTTGAAAATCTTCAGAAGACAGGATCATTTAAAGTAAGAGGAGCATTAAATAGAATAGCTAACCTTACAGAAGAGGAAAAGAAAAAAGGAGTTATTGCCTCATCAGCAGGGAATCATGCCCAAGGAATAGCTTTGGGAGCAACAGCTCAGGGGATAAAATCAACAATAGTAATGCCAGAAACAGCTCCAATAGCAAAAGTGGTAGCAACAAAAGGATATGGAGCAGAAGTAGTATTATGTGGAACAGTGTATGATGATGCTTATGCAAAAGCATGTGAAATTCAAAAGGAAACAGGAGCTATATTTTTACATCCATTTGATGATGATTATGTAATTTCAGGACAGGGAACTATAGGATTAGAAATATTAGAAGATGCAATAGATATAGATACAGTATTGGTACCAATAGGTGGAGGAGGAATACTTGCAGGGATAGCAACAGCAATAAAATCAATAAATCCTTCAGTAAGAGTGATAGGAGTGGAATCAGCAAATGCAGCATCAATGACAGAAGCATTGGCAAAAGGGGAATGCTGTGAAGTATGTGCGACACCAACAATAGCAGATGGAATAGCAGTAAAAAAAGTAGGGTGCAAAACACTGGAACTGGTAAAACAATATGTAGATGAAGTAGTAACAGTAACAGAAGATGAGATAGCAACAGCAATATTATTCCTTATGGAAAAAAGCAAGGTAGTAGCAGAAGGAGCAGGAGCAACACCATTAGCAGCAATACTAGCAGGAAAAGTAGAATGTAAAGGAAGAAAAACATGTGCAGTAGTATCAGGAGGAAACATAGATGTTAATCTTATAGAGAGAGTACTGAATAGAGCATTAATCAATGCAGGAAGAAGATATGAATTTAAAGTAAAAGTACATGACAGATTTGGAGAAACAGAAAAATTATTAAGCTTGATTACAGAAAATAGAGCAAATATATTATTTATAACTCAAAGTATGTATAATGTAGAGCTAGGAATAACAATGCAGGAAGTAACACTAGTAATAGAATGCAGTGATATGGCTCATAGAGATGCTGTCATAACTAAAATTAAAGAGGCAGGATATGAAATTTATTAG
- the mlaA gene encoding Probable phospholipid-binding lipoprotein mlaA precursor, with translation MRTKRKFILLLMMISIFTFSFADVTEKLEVKNDNNEIAEYFGVYDPWEPLNRRIYYFNYTFDKYVFLPVVDAYNLITPTFVQKGVKNFFRNTQNITITGNSLLQFKIKKAMRAIGRFSINATLGAGGVFDTASSLGMPKPYEDFGLTLAHYGVGEGPYLILPFLGPSNLRDAVGTGVNTLALGVLDPYEAADLFDIDSPEVFALNSVDKRKNTKFRYYASGSPFEYEYLRFFYKKYRKLQSETGVQLF, from the coding sequence ATGAGAACTAAAAGAAAATTTATTTTACTCCTTATGATGATTTCAATTTTTACATTTTCATTTGCTGATGTAACTGAGAAATTAGAAGTAAAAAATGATAATAATGAAATAGCAGAATATTTTGGAGTGTATGACCCATGGGAACCTTTAAATAGAAGAATATATTATTTTAATTATACTTTTGATAAATATGTATTTTTACCAGTGGTAGATGCTTATAATCTTATAACACCTACTTTTGTACAAAAAGGAGTAAAGAATTTCTTTAGAAATACACAAAATATAACTATAACGGGTAATTCACTGCTGCAATTTAAAATAAAAAAAGCTATGAGAGCTATAGGAAGATTTTCAATAAATGCAACATTAGGAGCAGGAGGAGTTTTTGATACAGCATCTTCTTTAGGAATGCCAAAACCATATGAAGATTTTGGATTAACTTTAGCTCATTATGGAGTAGGAGAGGGACCATATTTAATTCTTCCTTTCTTAGGACCAAGTAATTTAAGAGATGCAGTAGGAACAGGAGTAAATACTTTAGCTCTTGGAGTATTGGATCCTTATGAAGCAGCAGATTTATTTGATATAGACAGTCCAGAAGTATTTGCACTTAATTCAGTTGATAAAAGAAAAAATACAAAATTTAGATATTATGCAAGTGGTTCACCATTTGAATATGAATATCTAAGATTCTTCTACAAGAAATATAGAAAATTGCAATCAGAAACAGGAGTACAGCTTTTTTAA